The genome window gaaggaaaaaaagatgAAAGTTTAAagtacataaaagaaaaaaatttaaattacttaaaacgaaaaaaatatgggaatcaattgtataatttaacctaaaattttgtttaaaatgatgatttaacgtgccacgtcagcttaccgttacaccattaacgatgATTAAtggcttagtgactaaaatgttacaatatgataacgtaaatgactaaaacgtaacatttcaaacataagtgactaaaacgtaacctaaggtaaacaaaagtgaccatgagtgtagtttaccctttatttgaataagtataattatgacattatgtttttaatttgttgaagtTTATGAATAACTAACTGAAAACAgtcacatttcaattttaaatatctttatcaaattaaaagtaCAATGTCAAAAgtgttatttcaaattttcaaattttgtttgtgataattgtttcttatttaataattttacaggGTTTGAAATTGAATCGATTAGCTGCACTTGCCGAGATACATgacatatcaaaatatttatcttgtaaATACAAGCTTTCATTGACTTTAACATTGGCTTCTAAGGTCAACAATATGAATGAAACTATTTCGGATCCAAACAagaaacatgttttttttatccAAGATAATTATTGTTATACGAATGATATgacatcttattattttatgctTGATTATTCTAAAGACATGATTAGTGGCCGCCCCCTAATTATTGAGAAAGCATTTGAATCAAGGGACGGCTACCATTTTCAACCATCTCTTTCTAAGGTAGAAGACTACAGAGATTCCACGTTACAGCGTTATAACATAGATGGTGCTGTTGCCATCTGTCTACAAAATCGTCACACAAGTGATGAAGTTTATATCGTAGAATTTTATTGGCCTCCAACTGAGAGtgaaatatcaaaatctttagCTCTTCGTATCTTCGATGACTTGAAACATATGAAGACAACGTTTGTAACAGTAAAAGTTCAAGTCCCCGAAATTAAGTTACAAGAAGCCATTTCAAGCATTCCTACATCTGCAAACACAGCAATGCCTTTGAAAATAGCTGAAAATGCGCATATTGAGCAGGTAATTACATTACcttatatattgttatattatttcAACACTGAATTAATTATGGGTTAGCATTTATGGTTCTAATATGATAATAACATTTGCTCTAAGAAGGGGTGGTTCCTAATTTTGACTCTCTGATTTCTATACATTCTTCATCAAAGGTTGTTGCAGATCCTTTTAACACACTAGAAGGGCCTTATAACAAGGTCATTATTTATTCTTCCTTGTTAATGTCATAGAGTCTCTAAACatgaaatctatttttttttttacctaatcAGTTCCATAGAAACCCATAAGGAAAAACTTACATCAAGAATGCagcttaataaattaatttcacagTAAATCTAGTTACCTTTTTTACAATATTGGTCGAATATCTTTTCAACATCGTTTTCATATTTTCTgcttaaatattgtatatatatgtagtaTCAAATAGATTTTCCCTTtggataaaatattgaaatcatATAAAGTAATATACATGAtttattattctcatttttcatGGATTATTTTCAATGATGACTCTCAGATTGTGGAAACAAAACGAAACAAACAGAGAAAGTCGTGGTCAAAGGTTTGGGTGGACTTTGATAAGTTTGAAGAACATGGAAAACAAGTAGCCAAATGTAAACACTGCCCCAAGGTGTTTACAGGGTCAAGTAAGAGTGGAACCACACACTTGAATAACCACTCGAAAGTATGTCCTGGTAAGAAAAAACCAAATCAAGAAAGCCAGTTGATACTTCCAGTTGATACCAATGAAAGAAGCTCAACGTTTGATCAAGAAAGGAGTCACTTGGATCTTGTGAAAATGGTTATTAAGCATCAGTACCCATTAGCTTTGGTTGGTCAAGAAGCCTTCAAGAATTTTGTGAAAGGTTTGCAGCCGATGTTTGAGTTTCAATCAAGAGATAAATTGTTATCTGACTTCtataaggaaaagaaaagagaagttCGACAGGGTTTTGATAAACTTGCTTGTAAGTTCAATTTGAGAGTCACTTTGTGGAAGAATGGTCTTGGAAAGACTGCATATTGTTGCCTGATAGCACACTTTATTGATGATGATTGGAAACTGAAGATGAAGATTCTTGCCTTCAAAACTTTGAAGCATATATATGACACAAAGGCTTTAAGTGAAATTATCCAGAGATCAGTTTCAGAATGGAATCTagatgagaaaatatattcCATAACTATGGATGACCCTTCTTTGAACGAGGAAATGTTTcagcaaataaaagaaacttgTGTTCGTGATCAAGGCTCGCTTTCTTCAGCTCATTGGTTCATTAGTTGCAATTTTCTTGAGGATGGGTCTCGTGAGATGTATAGTATACTTCATAAGTTTAGGGAATCCATTGAATATGTCACTGAAACAACACATGGGAGACTAAAATTCCAAGAAGCTGTAGATCAAGTGAAGCTACAAGGTGGGAAATCATTGGATGATCTTTCTTTCAAGTTGGAATCAGAATTTGACATACTTACTAGTGCTTTGAAATCAAGAGAAATCTTTTGTCAGTTGGAGCAAATTGATGGCAATTTTAAGCTAAACCCATCAATGGAGGAATGGGAAAAGGCCATAGCTCTAAAGAGttgtttgaaatgttttaatGATATCAAAGGAACTCAATCCATTAGTGTAAGTTTGTACTTTCCAATGCTTTGTGACATATACAAGAAATTTCTTCAGCTGGAAAAAAGCAATCATTCATTTCTTACATTGATGAAGAGGAAATTTGATCGCTATTGGAGCTTATGTAATTTGGAATTAGCTGTTGCATCTGTTCTTGATCcaaggttaaaatttaaaattgtggaGCTCTCATATAATGTGATTTATGGCCATGACAATAAGATGCAACTGAACGAGTTTCATAAAGTTCTTACAGATGTTTACTGGAAATATACCAATGGAGCTAGAAATTCGATTGCATCCACTTCAATATTGGGTGATTCCAATTCTTTGACAACAGAGACTGCAAATGATTGTATTTTGGACTCCTTCAATAACTTTTTACCCTCATGGAAGTCAGAGCTTGAGGATTACTTAGGTGAGTCAGAGCCTGCACTTCCCTTAGATGGAGACATACTTGGTTGGTGGCGTGCTAATTCTCTAAGGCTCCCTTCTCTTGCAAAGATGGCTCGTGATCACCTTGCAATGTTGGTATCAGTTTCGATGCCATGTTCGGCTGTTAGTGCCATGATCACACATTCAAGCTACAATAGGTTGGACCCTGATAGCATGGAAGCTTTGGTATGCAGTCAAAATTGGTTGGAAACTCTTAAAGAAAGTAAGTCATAACTCTTAATTTGTTTATCTGCTTTCATTTGATCTTCTACACTTCACTGAGAGAGtccaatatattttttaaagctgCATTATTCATCACTTAACTAAGTTCATTTACTATCACAGATGAGGGAGAAAATCATGAACTTACACAAAATACGGTAGGCAGTGTACATGAATTATGATTAGAAGCTATCTCCATTGAACCTTTTTTTTCATACACCATGAAGACTGAACTCCCTTGatgcattttcatttcataggaaaaaaggaaaaggaagatGGATGAGGAGGACACTTATGTGGTAAAAAGTTTCAAACCTTTGAATTGCGAAAAGGCTAATAGTACCAAAGACATTGCCAAAGATTCCAACAACAATGGTAATTTACTACACTTATTATCATTAACTATTATGGTACTCAAACTCGAATgtcaatgtttttatttaatttgaaattgattaagCTGTTGAAATATCATATGGTaatatatcttattttaattgaatctaGAAGAGCTGCAAATAGTGAAAAGTTGCAAAAATTGGTGTAAGGAAGAAACTGACAGTGGAAACAAATACAAAGCTGCCAACAAAATGGTAAGAAATTTAGtgctattttttattatcatttctatctttatttaaagaataaatgttgttatttcaCTTGAACTGAAAAGATGAGAACTCTTTCTTTATAGAATGTTGGCAAAGAAGTGATATCATCAAAATCATCAGGTATTTTCAACTAAACAAACTACTTGAATTTGGTTTTCCTTaacaatgaaaatgaattaaattattaagcaAAGCTTCTTAATACAGAACTGAATCTTGGAAGAAACACTAATGACGTAATAGAAATTTTGAGTGAAGATACGTCGATCGATACTACTCAATTAGATCAGGTCGAAAGCTCATCTTCCGAGTCTGATAATGAAACAACATTGAAGGATCAAGGATCATGGTGTGAACAGGTTCATACTTCATTTCTTTGGTTATATATACACCTACATTCTTTTGGttttatgcatatattaatgtttttacatcatgattttatttgattattgttcTTATAGGACGTTGAGGCATATTTACTCTCGAGGTTTACAAGCAAGGAGCATAAACGGCTAGATAAATGGCAAAAGAAATGTGAAAGGAATGAGTTAAATGGGTATGTTGCTAGCTTTGATGAGTTAATATTAGAATCTGAAGTGATCATCATAATTTAACTATATAacaatgtttatattttacagAAAAATGATTGGACGAGATGTAGAGTTTAAATTGATGAGTAATGAATTGGCACCTTTATTCATGGTACCTCAAGATGATGAAACTCGAGAAGAGTACTATATTAATGATTCGGTAAGTAATTATCAAATGTATAGTGGTCGGgcataaattaattcattaattagtatatttgtatcattttcataattatattttgtgtcATGCATTAGTTTTCAAGTTGCGTTCAATGTTATCATGTCTACAATCTAATATGAAACTAATTAAAGATAAATCAATGatgttaatttttatgttatgatACAGGTTGTTAACGTTTTCTTGAATTGCTTAAGAAGAGATCCTATAAATTTCCAAATGCATACATCAATCACTATTCATTTAGCTCTCATTTAGTTGTAAGAACCTTTATCTTGCCAAAATCTATTGGTATTTAgaattgaatttgttattattttataaacattatatataatGAAAGTAACATATATTTTGCACCCATCAGACTCAATTGATAAAAGGATTCAAATCAGAACATGAAGTATTAGCTTGGTTTAAAGTTGAGAAGCTAAGGGTCTACATAAAGTAAGctctctgattttttttaaaattttccttttagcttttaattgagatttaaattgtgtttgtgAATTCAAGCGataaattactttaaattaCGATACGATACCGTAAATAttgaatgttatttaaatttctaaCCATAactaacaaaaacaaatataatgtTATGTTGTTTCTTTTTGTGATCGCAGATGTTTTTACCATTGTGCATATCATCACATTGGGTTCTTTTATATGTTGATATcaaggaaaaaatattttcatggtTGGATCCAGATCCATCTTCTCAAATACTATCTTACCATTTCGAAAAACCTGTTACAGTATTACAGTGCTTTAAAAGCTTTTTACTCCCAAAGCTTGGTTATAGTGATGCAAATGAATGGCCATTTGTGGTGCGTAATAATATCCCAAAGCAAAAAAAGTAAGTACTTTTCATAATCTACAGctttgtaactttttatttacttgttatctTACAAATTTgtctctttttttcatttttttactataaTGTGAAGCTCGGTTGATTGTGCGGTGTTTGTGATGAAATACGGTGATTGTCTTACGCATGGTGAATGCTTTCCTTTCAAACAAGAAGACATGGTCCATTTTCGTCGTCACATTTTTCTTGATATATATCGTGGAAGATTacatagaaaaaataaagattgaTGCCTTGTTTAAAAACTCAAAGTCAAAAGGATGTGAATtcgaatttttgaaatttgatggaaattattgttttttaatgcATGCATGATACTTTCACTCacacattttgtcaattttaaagttaaattatgaTCGTCTTCCACCGTATTTGAGGacaatatttcattaatttttatttttatatttttaatatctttttttaCCCACATCATGAATATGAAAAAAtgtagtattttaaatttaattctactCCAATATATTTAAGTTGATTAAGTATATTTTTTAGTTCCTCTCAaatatcaataattcaatttaaattattttattttagagtctaaataataatttcatttttatatatttaaaaaatcaaattaacaatttaatataatatacttttaaataattttatattatatcaaccaaattaaatatatatatatatgtatatgtatatatatatatcttacaTTCCATTCaaattaacaaacaaaaatagaaCACTCGATATTATActaaatcatcatatattctaataaaatttagaGCAAACTATTTGGGTGGTCGCCCAATTTAAGGTAAattctattttagtcactcaacttcaaaattttaatttcatcactaaaattttaaattttaaaattttagtcaccCACAGTTAAATACTTCACGAAAAGCTGATGCGGGTCTGTTTTTATTgatctaataacaaatttagccctccaatgtttatatattttattaatttgatcctaaatttaaaattttaacaaatttaacgtttaatgtttacaaaaattttatttagttctaatttttttaaaaaacctcaATTAAGTTAGCCCtgaatatttacaaaatttaccaatttaaatttaattcaaaaagtttaaaagaaggaaaaatatttaaaagttcaaaatatgTATGGAAGTTCAAAAATTCCATACGTTACCCAAGAGGAAAGCTTCATTAAACTTAACGTTATGATGATAGAAGGGTTTAGACTACTTATCTTTTAGCTTTTGCTTGTTGAataaaaatctaagtgatttgtattttgaaagtcaaggagattttttttttctaatgtgaTAACTTTCTTATTATTGGATTGAGAATGGAGTGTCGAGGGCcgatcataaaaaaattttaaatatttttcttcttttaaatttttgaattaaaattaagattaacaaattttatacaTGTTTACGgctaattttattagttttttagaattagaattaaatgaaaattttgtaaacattgagcgctaaatttgttgaattttacatttaggatcaaattaataATGTGCAATACATTGGAggcttaatttattattagaccaataaaaatAGGACTGCGTTAGCTTTCCGTTAAGTATTTAACTGTggtgactaaaattttaaaatttgaaaatattgatgatgaaattgaaagtttttaaagttaagtgactaaaataaaacctaCACAAAAATTGGATGATCACCTAagtaatttaccctaaattttGTTAAGGTAGCCAGATATTATGTGAACCAAATAGACACCTAGAAGTAAGGTAATCAAGCCTCATACTAGTGTTGGGTTTGGGCGAGCCTATGTAATGTTTGAATACCATATATAGTTAGTCAAATTTAACTCGATTcacttatatttataaataattagtCTGAACCATTTAATCCGTCCATATTACTTTtcaaattacatttatttattattaagcaattatatatttttagtatttttattttattaaattttaaacataaaaatttaacctATTAACAAGCATGTTCCACAAAAATTCATTAAGCgtcattttagtcattcaagttattattaattatagtaTATCAAATTCAGTATGTTtcattttccatattttgttgAGCCATTTTACACCATCTATATGAATAGCCTATATCTATCTACTATCTTAAgctaaaaattgacaaaattgaAGGAGAAGCTCTCTAACCTTGATGGATGATACATCGCCATGGataacacataaaattaaattaataataatatataatacaattataatgtaaatattaagaatgttaatatcattatatagataattttaataaataaaaatatataaaaattaaaatgaatttgagtttatcatttataaaaataagtgaactttttataaaattttaagtttatattttaaacaaaattaaatttgactaaCTATATATGGTATTCAAACATTACAAAGGCTCGCCCCAAACCAACGGCTTGATTACCTTATATAAAATATGCTAATGTTGGACTGGTCAAAGATGCACTTTATTACGTGTCTCGACAATCTCTCCACTGAAGCTTTGCGAAGAAAGTTAACGAGGGGGGATGAATTGCTGAAAAGGTTATGCATTTTCTTCACAAAATCGAACCATGTTGTGTGTTAGTTCCAAAATGCGTGGTAGAGCTAAAGCAATTATAGTCTATAGAGATATGATGAGATCACGGCTGATAAAGCCAAATTGGTGCTATTTAGTGACCGTCTAGTGGAGTTGCAGATGTATCAAAAGAATTCCTTTGTGGTTGAAGAAGAAATACCTGAGAGGGAGGAGAATTTTAGTAGAACATCCATATCTGAAGAAAATGTTTCGATTGTTCcaataataggaaaaatatataCTTGACATTCTAATAgtggttcaaatatatatttaaaattttaattttaatttaataatatgtatttaaagaaataaatatattaatttattttatattaaataaatataattattcatatatgtaatatataaacataaattaatattataataataattatgttaataatttataagaatcgaattaaattaaattaaatcataattttatatatcaaattacacaaaattgaaatttatatatataattatatattaaactatataattttaacatcGAAAGCGGGAGGAGCTgtacaattaaaataaacaaaacatcaaattaaaatctttggAGAATGTTTTTTGCAGAAAAAGTTATGCCACGAGTGGCCGCGcctagtcttttttttttcctttaaaacagaaaattattatttaatattaaattatgaaacacactaatattatgtaatttatttattataaattgatataaaaataaatatagtttaagatattatatatttgatgtttataatcatatttttttggtttttgtataaaaaagatgaaaaaaaagggTCTTAAATTATAGATATCAATGACGCAAAACGAAAAAAGAGAAACTAGAAAAAGTGAGTATTCCGCGTGAGTGATCAATGACGCGCTACTCCAACTGCTTTTGCTTTTCCTGAATTAGTTTCATATGAGATCTTGCCGCTTTCACTTACTTTTCTACCAAATTTCTCTTCAGCTTTGCCCAAACTGTGTTGAATCTGAGCTTGTTTCATGGATTCTTATCTTTTTGACACCGAAACCGCCTTGAGATTGTTACTATCCTGCGCTGAAGCTATTGAAGATGGGGATCTGAAAAGAGCCGATGCGTTCCTTCACAACATCTTGATTCTTGCTGATGAGAGACCCGACTCATATCAAAGCAGAGTGGTGAAATACTTTGCGGACGCTCTGGTTCGCCGAGCCTACGGACTGCATCCCGCTTCTTCCTACTTCACTTTCCTGGTGGATCCTGCACCATAATATCATTATAACAGCTACCATATTAATGGCGTCATAAAAAAAGTTATCGATGATGCTTTGATGGGAAACAGGCGATTGCACCTCATTGATTTCTCCATCCCGTATTACGGTATGCAGTCAAAATTGTTTGGTAACTCCCAAGGAAAGTAAGTCTTTACTCTTAATTTGTTTAGACCCTTTCATTTGATCTCCTATGCATCACTTTAGAGGGCTAATCTATTCCTTAGAACTATATTATCTCATCACTTAACTAAGTTCATTAGTTATCACAGGTGATGAAGAAATTCATGAACCCGTACACACTATGGTATGCACCACATGTGAATTATGATTGGAAGTGATgtacattgattttttttcatacaCTATAAAGATTGAATTACCTTAATGCCTTTTTCATTTCATAGTataaaagggaaagaaagatgGACCAGGAGGATTATTATCTGGTAAAAAAATCCAAACCTTTGAAACGTGATTGCCAATGATCCCAGCAACAGTGTTAATTGATCTATGCTTATTATTAAGTACAATATTACTCGAACTCAAATGTCAATGTTGATATGAGTATTTGACTCACccaaatactaaaattaaagtaaaataaagtaGAGATCAAAGAAGCTTCAGTCTGCAATTAAAATAGGTTTGAAATGTCAAtggaggtaagttcatatactAATTTATCTAGTTCAATTTTTTGACTAGTATCttgaaataaatctaaaagaGATGGAAACTATGAAAGGTTGCAAAAATTCATGTCATGGAGAAACTAGTAGTGGAGACAAATCCAAAGCTTCCAACAAAATGGTAAGAAACTAGATTATTACCTTAATCAGGTTTTCTAACTACACAAACTACTTACATACTTATTTTCTTCAACATTAGAAATGGTTTAACTTATTAAACAAAGCTTCTTGATACAAAACATGGAAGAaacattaattacaattaatgAAGTAATGGGAATAATGAAATGGGTCAACTTCttgccaaaataaaatttactttaaaaatgaaTAGTAAAAGATGACAAATAGGGTTGCATCCACAAAAATCGGTAGAAATTTTATTccttaactaaaataattaaataaagaggAGGTTTTgtttaaagaaaaacttaaaattaatattaagatttgggaaaaacaaagaaagcaaTAACTAAAATTCTAAGGAAAATCAATGAGATAGAGCTTCAAAGGTTTGATGATTgatgcaaaaataaattcaatattttttaataaattagttatagttaTCGACAATTGTCAAATAACTTAATATCTTCTTACCTTCCATTATTGACAAACAACCTCATAACTAccacttaataatttaatttatcaatagttttaaagaacaaaagaaacttaattcTAACAAACAAATGCATActaaagtttatttaaattagattGCATGCCCACATTACACAAATTATTATGCAATCGCCACAATTATTAGAAACCAATTGATCAACTAATTATCTAACTTATAAAGCAATTATTCTAAGCTTTCAGATACTGGTCATATATTTAATAAACTTGAACaattgtaattaaaccaaaatacaTGCAAATACCAAAGAACACAAAAAAGATTAAGAGCAATTAAATCTCACAACTTGTAGAATCGAACTTCAAATGTTACTTTAACTAGAAAAGAGGAATTTAGCAAgtcataaagaaaataaaacacaaagcGAATTGAAATTGGAAACGGAGATCCTTCATCTCTATTCTAAgatcctatttatagagtttatgGAGTTTTAACTGATTTCAAACTAGGTTACAAATTAGCATGATTTCAGATAGGGTTGAGGTGTGATGTGTTTAACTTACTTTTTCTTTCATGTTACAATATTGCTaaagtatctaatctcactgtcacgattatttttatactaatgcAGGTAAATTTATCGCCCATCTAAACCCACGTTTACActtaaatactcaaaaatacaaaagtaaCTAttcatcttaattttaaaatagcaaACAGACCCACAAAACACGGGCAATGACGTCGAGACTCGATGAAAGGGGGTCGCGGCATGAAACTCGGGGCGCTGGCTATTGGGCAGGAGCACCCCTTGCTACTTGGGGCAGGCGCTGGTGAACTTGGTTTTGGATCAATGCATGattagagattttttttttctttttaccatcCGTGATTAAAGCTTATTCCTTATAAAATTAggaacaacaaaataatattttttttttgtaaataagaATAAGCTTTAAACATTGTGAAAATAAATgcggtttaaaatattttttttagcctctaattttgtttataaaatatatatatatttcctcgAGGATGGAACTATTATCTATtattactaataataatattatttaagtataataaaataaaattttgttaagcaaaaaagaaaaccgGTAAGTAGAAAATGTAATCAAGATTAggtcataattaaaatatccatttatcttaatttttaataaaaatgcaaataaaagaaagtgaatgaaaatgaatataaGATGGAACCTGGGAGGATGTGTAGAAATTGACTCAACTATGGGAGAATCTTTAATTCGGCGTGGAGTTTCTCCATCAATCAATGACTCGCCATTGCTTTTACTTTGGGATAAACTAACTTTTaatctttgattttgattttttttaatttagtttagtttttgaatttgataactTTATAATATGATATTGTATTATGTTatcacttaaaaaatatatttttctttccgttttaagaatttttatctGTTCTTGtagtattttttaatcttatttatacAAGTAACATTAGTTTTACAAGTTGTTATCGTCCTCTCTAATTTAGTGAATActctaatctttttttttctatttttactcgCCGCTTTGGAACATTCATGGTTGATTTCCTTATGTCattaagtgcttgcaatcactATATATATCGtgcttgaattgtgataaaacTAATTGTCAAAGGATCGGGTCATAATAGTGAGGCTAAaatctttattgtattatttgaACTTATCTTTCACTATCTACAGtgagtatttat of Gossypium raimondii isolate GPD5lz chromosome 3, ASM2569854v1, whole genome shotgun sequence contains these proteins:
- the LOC105784864 gene encoding uncharacterized protein LOC105784864 isoform X1 is translated as MASSFSDTVLRLLLSCAEAIEDGDLKSADGFLHSILILAGESCYSDQRLVKYFADALVRRAYGLHPACSSFTFLVDPAAYYHSICYLINGVIENVIHDALMGIRRFHLIDFSIPYYYSFGNSVVRTLPTFSGEPLPVRVSYILPPFLKKYVKFSRQMEFLTRDAKEVNVKLEDELKVVYGNSLAEVDECEIDLKRRRDDEMVVVYYKFKLEKLVRDAKAMERELVRLKEINPTIVIMLDFYSNHAHSNFLTCFKDSFQYSLKTFEYYWEELDHYIDGKYGWECNREVGEGNNIIRRHPTLTEWQHLFSRAGFSRIPLNHKKDNLSVEDERWLEIMGEEEECLILGNEGCPMFFLSAWKPKVEDGHFNSISTNHKFGQGFDPNPAPLQPRQPFLEGLKLNRLAALAEIHDISKYLSCKYKLSLTLTLASKVNNMNETISDPNKKHVFFIQDNYCYTNDMTSYYFMLDYSKDMISGRPLIIEKAFESRDGYHFQPSLSKVEDYRDSTLQRYNIDGAVAICLQNRHTSDEVYIVEFYWPPTESEISKSLALRIFDDLKHMKTTFVTVKVQVPEIKLQEAISSIPTSANTAMPLKIAENAHIEQVVADPFNTLEGPYNKIVETKRNKQRKSWSKVWVDFDKFEEHGKQVAKCKHCPKVFTGSSKSGTTHLNNHSKVCPGKKKPNQESQLILPVDTNERSSTFDQERSHLDLVKMVIKHQYPLALVGQEAFKNFVKGLQPMFEFQSRDKLLSDFYKEKKREVRQGFDKLACKFNLRVTLWKNGLGKTAYCCLIAHFIDDDWKLKMKILAFKTLKHIYDTKALSEIIQRSVSEWNLDEKIYSITMDDPSLNEEMFQQIKETCVRDQGSLSSAHWFISCNFLEDGSREMYSILHKFRESIEYVTETTHGRLKFQEAVDQVKLQGGKSLDDLSFKLESEFDILTSALKSREIFCQLEQIDGNFKLNPSMEEWEKAIALKSCLKCFNDIKGTQSISVSLYFPMLCDIYKKFLQLEKSNHSFLTLMKRKFDRYWSLCNLELAVASVLDPRLKFKIVELSYNVIYGHDNKMQLNEFHKVLTDVYWKYTNGARNSIASTSILGDSNSLTTETANDCILDSFNNFLPSWKSELEDYLGESEPALPLDGDILGWWRANSLRLPSLAKMARDHLAMLVSVSMPCSAVSAMITHSSYNRLDPDSMEALVCSQNWLETLKENEGENHELTQNTEKRKRKMDEEDTYVVKSFKPLNCEKANSTKDIAKDSNNNEELQIVKSCKNWCKEETDSGNKYKAANKMNVGKEVISSKSSELNLGRNTNDVIEILSEDTSIDTTQLDQVESSSSESDNETTLKDQGSWCEQDVEAYLLSRFTSKEHKRLDKWQKKCERNELNGKMIGRDVEFKLMSNELAPLFMVPQDDETREEYYINDSTQLIKGFKSEHEVLAWFKVEKLRVYIKCFYHCAYHHIGFFYMLISRKKYFHGWIQIHLLKYYLTISKNLLQYYSALKAFYSQSLVIVMQMNGHLWCVIISQSKKTRLIVRCL
- the LOC105784864 gene encoding uncharacterized protein LOC105784864 isoform X4 encodes the protein MASSFSDTVLRLLLSCAEAIEDGDLKSADGFLHSILILAGESCYSDQRLVKYFADALVRRAYGLHPACSSFTFLVDPAAYYHSICYLINGVIENVIHDALMGIRRFHLIDFSIPYYYSFGNSVVRTLPTFSGEPLPVRVSYILPPFLKKYVKFSRQMEFLTRDAKEVNVKLEDELKVVYGNSLAEVDECEIDLKRRRDDEMVVVYYKFKLEKLVRDAKAMERELVRLKEINPTIVIMLDFYSNHAHSNFLTCFKDSFQYSLKTFEYYWEELDHYIDGKYGWECNREVGEGNNIIRRHPTLTEWQHLFSRAGFSRIPLNHKKDNLSVEDERWLEIMGEEEECLILGNEGCPMFFLSAWKPKVEDGHFNSISTNHKFGQGFDPNPAPLQPRQPFLEGLKLNRLAALAEIHDISKYLSCKYKLSLTLTLASKVNNMNETISDPNKKHVFFIQDNYCYTNDMTSYYFMLDYSKDMISGRPLIIEKAFESRDGYHFQPSLSKVEDYRDSTLQRYNIDGAVAICLQNRHTSDEVYIVEFYWPPTESEISKSLALRIFDDLKHMKTTFVTVKVQVPEIKLQEAISSIPTSANTAMPLKIAENAHIEQVVADPFNTLEGPYNKIVETKRNKQRKSWSKVWVDFDKFEEHGKQVAKCKHCPKVFTGSSKSGTTHLNNHSKVCPGKKKPNQESQLILPVDTNERSSTFDQERSHLDLVKMVIKHQYPLALVGQEAFKNFVKGLQPMFEFQSRDKLLSDFYKEKKREVRQGFDKLACKFNLRVTLWKNGLGKTAYCCLIAHFIDDDWKLKMKILAFKTLKHIYDTKALSEIIQRSVSEWNLDEKIYSITMDDPSLNEEMFQQIKETCVRDQGSLSSAHWFISCNFLEDGSREMYSILHKFRESIEYVTETTHGRLKFQEAVDQVKLQGGKSLDDLSFKLESEFDILTSALKSREIFCQLEQIDGNFKLNPSMEEWEKAIALKSCLKCFNDIKGTQSISVSLYFPMLCDIYKKFLQLEKSNHSFLTLMKRKFDRYWSLCNLELAVASVLDPRLKFKIVELSYNVIYGHDNKMQLNEFHKVLTDVYWKYTNGARNSIASTSILGDSNSLTTETANDCILDSFNNFLPSWKSELEDYLGESEPALPLDGDILGWWRANSLRLPSLAKMARDHLAMLVSVSMPCSAVSAMITHSSYNRLDPDSMEALVCSQNWLETLKENEGENHELTQNTEKRKRKMDEEDTYVVKSFKPLNCEKANSTKDIAKDSNNNEELQIVKSCKNWCKEETDSGNKYKAANKMNVGKEVISSKSSELNLGRNTNDVIEILSEDTSIDTTQLDQVESSSSESDNETTLKDQGSWCEQDVEAYLLSRFTSKEHKRLDKWQKKCERNELNGKMIGRDVEFKLMSNELAPLFMVPQDDETREEYYINDSVVNVFLNCLRRDPINFQMHTSITIHLALI